In Neorhizobium sp. NCHU2750, a single genomic region encodes these proteins:
- a CDS encoding response regulator, translating to MPELRPILLVEDSPRDLELTLAALEKCQLANDIVIARDGAEAIDYLFGTGMHEGRPDGDPTVVLLDLKLPKVDGLEVLEKVKKHDKLRHIPIVMLTSSREEQDLVRSYELGVNAFVVKPVEFNEFFKAIQDLGVFWAILNEPPPGYKKS from the coding sequence TTGCCTGAACTACGTCCCATATTGCTCGTGGAAGACAGTCCGCGGGATCTCGAACTGACACTTGCAGCGCTCGAAAAATGCCAGCTTGCCAACGACATCGTCATTGCCCGCGACGGTGCGGAAGCGATCGACTACCTGTTCGGCACCGGCATGCATGAAGGGCGGCCGGACGGCGATCCAACCGTGGTGCTGCTCGATCTGAAGCTTCCCAAGGTCGATGGGCTGGAGGTGCTGGAAAAGGTCAAGAAGCACGACAAGCTGCGCCATATCCCGATCGTCATGCTGACCTCGTCGCGCGAGGAGCAGGATCTGGTGAGAAGCTACGAGCTCGGGGTCAATGCCTTCGTGGTGAAGCCGGTGGAATTCAACGAGTTCTTCAAGGCCATTCAGGATCTCGGGGTGTTCTGGGCGATCCTCAACGAGCCGCCGCCGGGATACAAGAAATCATGA